In Quercus robur chromosome 10, dhQueRobu3.1, whole genome shotgun sequence, a genomic segment contains:
- the LOC126702653 gene encoding disease resistance protein RPV1-like isoform X12, with protein sequence MALLDMKTDSSSFPSSSSAAVRWNYDVFLSFRGKDTRYNFVGHLYEALIQKGIHIFKDDINLDRGRPILPELLKAIGESRFAIVIISEDYASSDSCLVELAHIIHCKKEMGMTILPVFHHVDPSNIRKQLGTFEQAFIEHEKKENKETVEKWRDALREVGSLSGWHLKEYCSEIENIKDIVGCISLHLKYDALPYIAKDLVGINSRMEEFESHLALGSNDVRFIGIWGMGGMGKTTLARVVYYMVSIKFEACSFIEDVRERSERDGLVTLQQDLISDILKGTDLKIRDKYDGVINIRNRLRCKRILLVLDDVDKLDQLKFLVGEHDWFGPGSRIIITTRDEHVLKTHEVNEIYEVDGLNDEHALRLFSSKAFKGKHVPNDYLELSKHFLNYARGLPLALEVLGSFLNGKSIAEWKSALERLKDFPERIILQALKISFDGLRDAEKEIFLHIACFLNHKEKDHVLEVLDSLGLHPVIGLKELIDKSLLKITYMHIVWMHDLLEEMGKDIVRNECLNDPGKRSRLWCYKDIESVLKKNKGMKAVQAMHILCNYDKDEHEVKETCWSPEAISQMYNLKFLRIYGIFQDPQHLPNSLRVLCWSYYPSNSLPSTFQPDELVMLCLPHSRNEQLCIGIKNFDKLKIIDLSSSGFIISPDFTGVPNLEKLNLSSCQKLRELHPSVGILKKLVHFDLKFCENLVCLPNTICSLNSLERLDLCGCSNFDNLPENLGNLKGLKNLHLSGTAIKELPSSIDGLTTLTSLTLNDCKNLVCLPSTICSLKLLECLDLYGCSNFDNLPENLGNLKGLEELYLSGTAIKELPSSIDGLTALTLLSLKDCENLVCLPSTICSLKLLERLDLSRCSNFDNLPENLGNLKGLKMLYLSGTAIKELPSSIDGLTTLTSLTLNDCKNLVCLPSTICSLKLLERLDLSRCSNFDNLPENLGNLKGLKELNLSGTSIKELPSSIDGLTALTSLTLQDCENLVCLPSTICSLKLLECLDLYGCSNFDNLPENLGNLKGLKNLHLSGTAIKELPSSIDGLTTLTSLTLNDCKNLVCLPSIICSLNSLERLDLYGCSNFDNLPENLGNLKGLKNLHLSGTAIKELPSSIDGLTTLTSLTLNDCKNLVCLPSTICSLNSLERLDLCGCSNFDNLLENLGNLNGLKNLHLSGTAIKELPSSIDGLTTLTSLTLWSCRNLVCLPNTICCLISLECLEISGCSSFEYLPENLGNVKGLKKLGLSGSAIKELPSSIERLMHLTSLNLLDCFNLGCLPNTTCGFKFHGTLDLSTCSRFKNLPEMPWIIEGLLMLDLSNTVIEEMPSSIGRLTDLTALTLRFCMNLVRLPSTICSWKSLESLDLLGCLKFKNLPKNIGNMKDLEVLNLCWTSIIEFPSSIVLLKNLKHLYIRGWKLSEFYSQSASLELMDPLWNLPFSQPTSPQECIGLPSFLYSSLPTSPVLVGLLLPSLSGLHSLTYLCINDCDLLSIPDDIGCLSSLECLNLSGNNFVSLPESMSQLFNLRRLYLEGCKRLQSLGNVLSTIDSVIANDCSSLERLPELQFYPFMSNHSLFQCFNCFKLVDYIQNGSNMLQGLPNIVIPGGEIPKWFSNEFQGDNIQLSFPGCDELMGIVLCVVFVPNGSHQYHRNWNFTCIFQLNGLKIADFSQSYYFTTKYGRIESPHIWLLYLSTHRSVSNWGKICSRIDANGFRQLKIQIFAEVVEKIGVQLVYKQDMEDPNQTMAQCISNNSTLYEDFGVVHHDIDNSPIESSRNKQSRDVDDGAGPSGEGYSNEEPQPKWIQGEIFDYFAMEGGDQISKKLESIHGGKEDIYQDIEDPNQTLTQLSINSRKLYEELGDLSHDSYNSAAEGSRIKRRLDEEDGAGPSGEGYSNNEPHPKTRRMYG encoded by the exons ATGGCTTTATTGGACATGAAGACGGACTCGTCATCTTTCCCAAGTTCTTCTTCAGCTGCTGTCCGATGGAATTATGACGTCTTTCTCAGTTTCAGAGGCAAGGACACCCGCTACAATTTTGTGGGTCATCTTTATGAAGCTTTGATACAAAAAGGCATTCACATTTTTAAAGACGATATAAACCTTGACAGAGGAAGACCCATCTTACCAGAGCTGTTGAAAGCAATAGGGGAGTCGAGATTTGCTATTGTCATTATCTCAGAAGACTACGCATCTTCAGATTCGTGTTTAGTTGAACTTGCACACATCATTCACTGCAAGAAAGAGATGGGAATGACAATTCTGCCTGTTTTTCACCATGTGGATCCATCCAATATACGGAAACAACTGGGAACTTTTGAGcaggcatttattgaacatgaAAAAAAGGAGAACAAAGAGACGGTGGAGAAATGGAGAGATGCTTTGAGAGAAGTGGGCAGCCTGAGCGGATGGCATTTAAAGGAATATTG CTCTGAGATAGAAAACATCAAAGACATCGTGGGATGTATATCGCTTCACTTGAAATATGATGCATTACCATACATTGCCAAGGACCTAGTAGGAATAAACTCTCGAATGGAGGAATTTGAGTCGCATTTAGCTTTAGGGTCAAACGATGTTCGCTTTATAGGGATTTGGGGGATGGGGGGAATGGGCAAGACAACTCTTGCTAGAGTTGTTTATTATATGGTTTCTATTAAATTTGAAGCTTGTAGTTTTATTGAGGATGTTAGGGAAAGATCTGAAAGAGATGGTTTAGTTACACTACAACAGGATCTTATTTCTGATATTTTGAAGGGAACAGATTTGAAAATTAGAGATAAGTATGATGGAGTTATCAATATCAGGAATAGGTTACGTTGTAAAAGGATTCTTCTTGTCCTTGATGATGTAGATAAATTGGACCAGTTGAAATTCTTAGTTGGGGAGCATGATTGGTTTGGTCCGGGCAGTAGAATTATCATAACAACAAGAGATGAGCATGTGTTGAAAACACATGAAGTAAATGAAATATATGAAGTTGATGGATTGAATGATGAACATGCTCTTCGACTATTTTCATCAAAAGCCTTTAAAGGCAAACATGTCCCAAATGATTATTTAGAGCTGTCTAAACATTTTTTGAATTATGCTAGGGGCCTTCCATTAGCTCTTGAGGTTTTAGGTTCATTTTTGAATGGAAAAAGTATTGCTGAATGGAAAAGTGCATTAGAGAGGCTCAAAGATTTTCCTGAGAGAATCATTCTCCAAGCACTTAAAATAAGTTTCGATGGACTCCGTGATGCAGAGAAGGAAATATTCCTGCATATTGCATGCTTCCTTAACCACAAGGAGAAAGATCATGTATTAGAAGTACTGGATAGTCTTGGCCTTCATCCTGTCATTGGATTGAAGGAACTCATTGATAAATCCCTCTTGAAAATTACGTATATGCATATAGTGTGGATGCATGATTTACTAGAAGAAATGGGGAAGGACATAGTTCGTAACGAGTGCCTTAATGATCCTGGAAAGCGTAGTAGATTGTGGTGTTATAAGGACATTGAAAGCgtgttgaaaaaaaataag GGAATGAAAGCAGTTCAAGCCAtgcatattttgtgtaattatgATAAAGATGAACATGAAGTAAAAGAGACATGTTGGAGCCCTGAGGCCATTTCGCAAATGTACAATCTTAAATTTCTTAGAATTTATGGTATTTTCCAGGATCCTCAACATCTTCCAAATTCTTTAAGAGTTCTCTGTTGGAGTTATTATCCTTCAAATTCTCTACCGTCAACTTTCCAGCCAGATGAGCTTGTTATGCTTTGTTTGCCACATAGCAGAAATGAACAACTTTGCATAGGAATAAAG aattttgacaagttgaagatCATCGACTTGTCTTCGTCGGGCTTCATTATATCCCCAGACTTCACTGGAGTCCCAAATCTTGAGAAATTAAATCTTTCATCTTGTCAAAAATTACGTGAGCTTCACCCATCCGTTGGAATTCTTAAAAAGCTTGTTCATTTTGATCTAAAGTTTTGCGAAAATCTTGTGTGTCTTCCTAACACCATTTGTAGTTTGAATTCACTTGAACGGCTTGATCTTTGTGG ATGCtcaaattttgacaacttgCCGGAGAACCTAGGGAATCTCAAAG GTCTCAAGAACCTTCACTTGAGTGGAACAGCTATAAAAGAGTTGCCTTCATCAATTGATGGTTTGACAACCCTTACTTCATTGACTCTTAACGATTGTAAGAATCTTGTGTGCCTTCCTAGCACcatttgtagtttgaaattGCTAGAATGTCTTGATCTTTATGG ATGCtcaaattttgacaacttgCCGGAGAACCTAGGGAATCTCAAAGGTCTCGAGGAGCTTTATTTGAGTGGAACAGCTATAAAAGAGCTGCCTTCATCAATTGATGGTTTGACAGCCCTTACTTTATTGAGTCTCAAAGATTGTGAGAATCTTGTGTGTCTTCCTAGCACcatttgtagtttgaaattGCTAGAACGTCTTGATCTTTCTAGATGCtcaaattttgacaacttgCCGGAGAACCTAGGGAATCTCAAAGGTCTCAAGATGCTTTATTTGAGTGGAACAGCTATAAAAGAGCTGCCTTCATCAATTGATGGTTTGACAACCCTTACTTCGTTGACTCTTAACGATTGTAAGAATCTTGTGTGTCTTCCTAGCACcatttgtagtttgaaattGCTAGAACGTCTTGATCTTTCTAGATGCtcaaattttgacaacttgCCGGAGAACCTAGGGAATCTCAAAG GTCTCAAGGAGCTTAATTTGAGTGGAACATCTATAAAAGAGCTGCCTTCATCAATTGATGGTTTGACAGCCCTTACATCATTGACTCTCCAAGATTGTGAGAATCTTGTGTGCCTTCCTAGCACcatttgtagtttgaaattGCTAGAATGTCTTGATCTTTATGGGTGCtcaaattttgacaacttgCCGGAGAACCTAGGGAATCTCAAAG GTCTCAAGAACCTTCACTTGAGTGGAACAGCTATAAAAGAGTTGCCTTCATCAATTGATGGTTTGACAACCCTTACTTCATTGACTCTTAACGATTGTAAGAATCTTGTGTGTCTTCCTAGCATCATTTGTAGTTTGAATTCACTTGAAAGGCTTGATCTTTATGGGTGCtcaaattttgacaacttgCCGGAGAACCTAGGAAATCTCAAAGGTCTCAAGAACCTTCACTTGAGTGGAACAGCTATAAAAGAATTGCCTTCATCAATTGATGGTTTGACAACCCTTACTTCATTGACTCTTAACGATTGTAAGAATCTTGTGTGTCTTCCTAGCACCATTTGTAGTTTGAATTCACTTGAAAGGCTTGATCTTTGTGGGTGCtcaaattttgacaacttgCTGGAGAACCTAGGAAATCTCAATGGTCTCAAGAACCTTCACTTGAGTGGAACAGCTATAAAAGAGTTGCCTTCATCAATTGATGGTTTGACAACCCTTACTTCATTGACTCTTTGGAGTTGCAGAAATCTTGTGTGTCTTCCTAACACCATTTGTTGTTTGATATCGCTTGAATGTCTTGAGATTTCTGGGTGCTCAAGTTTTGAATACTTGCCAGAGAATCTAGGGAATGTCAAAGGCCTAAAGAAGCTTGGTTTGAGTGGATCAGCTATAAAGGAGTTGCCTTCATCAATTGAACGTTTGATGCACCTTACTTCATTGAATTTGCTTGATTGCTTTAATCTTGGGTGTCTTCCTAACACAACTTGTGGTTTTAAGTTCCATGGCACTCTTGATCTTTCTACATGCTCAAGATTCAAAAACTTGCCAGAGATGCCATGGATAATCGAAGGTCTATTGATGCTTGATTTGAGTAATACAGTTATAGAAGAGATGCCTTCATCAATTGGCCGTTTGACTGACCTTACTGCATTGACTCTAAGATTTTGCATGAATCTTGTGCGCCTTCCTAGCACCATTTGTAGTTGGAAATCGCTTGAATCTCTTGATCTTTTAGGatgtttaaaattcaaaaacttgcCAAAGAACATAGGAAATATGAAAGATTTGGAGGTGCTCAATTTGTGTTGGACATCCATAATAGAGTTTCCTTCTTCCATTGTTCTCCTTAAAAATCTCAAACATCTATATATTCGTGGATGGAAATTATCTGAATTTTATTCCCAGTCAGCAAGTCTTGAGTTGATGGACCCATTATGGAATTTACCATTTTCCCAGCCAACGAGTCCTCAGGAGTGCATAGGATTGCCgtcatttttatattcttcCCTGCCAACAAGTCCTGTTTTAGTGGGCTTATTATTGCCTTCCTTATCGGGTCTGCATTCTTTAACATATTTGTGTATTAATGATTGCGATCTTTTGTCAATCCCCGATGACATTGGCTGCCTGTCATCTTTAGAATGCTTAAACCTAAGtggaaataattttgtttcCCTTCCTGAAAGCATGTCCCAACTCTTTAATCTTCGAAGACTCTATTTGGAGGGTTGCAAGAGGCTTCAATCATTGGGAAATGTTCTGTCAACTATTGATTCTGTAATTGCAAACGATTGTAGCTCACTGGAGAGATTGCCAGAACTACAATTTTATCCTTTTATGTCAAATCACTCCCTTTTCCAATGTTTCAACTGCTTCAAATTGGTTGACTATATTCAAAATGGCAGTAACATGcttcag GGACTACCAAATATTGTTATTCCTGGAGGTGAAATTCCAAAATGGTTTAGCAATGAGTTTCAGGGTGATAACATACAATTGTCTTTTCCTGGGTGTGATGAGCTAATGGGAATTGTGTTGTGTGTTGTTTTTGTACCCAATGGGTCACATCAATATCATAGAAATTGGaattttacatgtatttttCAGCTCAATGGACTTAAGATTGCAGATTTCTCACAATCTTATTATTTTACGACAAAATATGGTAGAATTGAATCTCCTCATATTTGGCTGCTATATTTGTCCACTCACCGTTCCGTCTCCAATTGGGGCAAAATATGTAGTCGCATTGATGCCAATGGATTCCGTCAACTCAAGATTCAAATATTTGCAGAGGTGGTGGAGAAAATTGGGGTTCAGTTGGTATACAAGCAAGACATGGAAGATCCCAATCAAACCATGGCACAGTGCATCAGCAACAACAGCACACTGTATGAGGATTTTGGCGTAGTACATCATGATATTGACAATTCACCCATAGAAAGTAGCAGAAATAAGCAAAGCCGTGATGTGGATGATGGGGCTGGACCTAGTGGAGAAGGCTACTCTAATGAGGAACCACAGCCAAAGTGGATTCAAGGGGAAATTTTCGACTACTTTGCCA TGGAAGGAGGGGATCAAATATCCAAGAAGCTTGAATCCATTCACGGAGGGAAGGAGGATATTTACCAAGACATTGAAGATCCCAATCAAACTTTGACACAGTTAAGCATTAACAGCAGGAAGCTCTATGAGGAACTGGGTGATCTCAGCCATGATTCTTACAATTCAGCTGCAGAAGGTAGCAGAATTAAGCGAAGACTTGATGAGGAAGATGGGGCTGGACCTAGCGGAGAAGGCTACTCTAACAATGAACCACATCCAAAGACTCGGAGGATGTATGGCTGA
- the LOC126702653 gene encoding TMV resistance protein N-like isoform X29 — translation MALLDMKTDSSSFPSSSSAAVRWNYDVFLSFRGKDTRYNFVGHLYEALIQKGIHIFKDDINLDRGRPILPELLKAIGESRFAIVIISEDYASSDSCLVELAHIIHCKKEMGMTILPVFHHVDPSNIRKQLGTFEQAFIEHEKKENKETVEKWRDALREVGSLSGWHLKEYCSEIENIKDIVGCISLHLKYDALPYIAKDLVGINSRMEEFESHLALGSNDVRFIGIWGMGGMGKTTLARVVYYMVSIKFEACSFIEDVRERSERDGLVTLQQDLISDILKGTDLKIRDKYDGVINIRNRLRCKRILLVLDDVDKLDQLKFLVGEHDWFGPGSRIIITTRDEHVLKTHEVNEIYEVDGLNDEHALRLFSSKAFKGKHVPNDYLELSKHFLNYARGLPLALEVLGSFLNGKSIAEWKSALERLKDFPERIILQALKISFDGLRDAEKEIFLHIACFLNHKEKDHVLEVLDSLGLHPVIGLKELIDKSLLKITYMHIVWMHDLLEEMGKDIVRNECLNDPGKRSRLWCYKDIESVLKKNKGMKAVQAMHILCNYDKDEHEVKETCWSPEAISQMYNLKFLRIYGIFQDPQHLPNSLRVLCWSYYPSNSLPSTFQPDELVMLCLPHSRNEQLCIGIKNFDKLKIIDLSSSGFIISPDFTGVPNLEKLNLSSCQKLRELHPSVGILKKLVHFDLKFCENLVCLPNTICSLNSLERLDLCGCSNFDNLPENLGNLKGLKMLYLSGTAIKELPSSIDGLTTLTSLTLNDCKNLVCLPSTICSLKLLERLDLSRCSNFDNLPENLGNLKGLEELYLSGTAIKELPSSIDGLTTLTSLTLNDCKNLVCLPSSLNSLERLDFCGRSNFDNLPENLGNLKGLKNLHLSGTAIKELPSSIDGLTTLTSLTLNDCKNLVCLPSTICSLKLLECLDLYGCSNFDNLPENLGNLKGLEELYLSGTAIKELPSSIDGLTTLTSLTLNDCKNLVCLPSSLNSLERLDFCGRSNFDNLPENLGNLKGLKNLHLSGTAIKELPSSIDGLTTLTSLTLWSCRNLVCLPNTICCLISLECLEISGCSSFEYLPENLGNVKGLKKLGLSGSAIKELPSSIERLMHLTSLNLLDCFNLGCLPNTTCGFKFHGTLDLSTCSRFKNLPEMPWIIEGLLMLDLSNTVIEEMPSSIGRLTDLTALTLRFCMNLVRLPSTICSWKSLESLDLLGCLKFKNLPKNIGNMKDLEVLNLCWTSIIEFPSSIVLLKNLKHLYIRGWKLSEFYSQSASLELMDPLWNLPFSQPTSPQECIGLPSFLYSSLPTSPVLVGLLLPSLSGLHSLTYLCINDCDLLSIPDDIGCLSSLECLNLSGNNFVSLPESMSQLFNLRRLYLEGCKRLQSLGNVLSTIDSVIANDCSSLERLPELQFYPFMSNHSLFQCFNCFKLVDYIQNGSNMLQGLPNIVIPGGEIPKWFSNEFQGDNIQLSFPGCDELMGIVLCVVFVPNGSHQYHRNWNFTCIFQLNGLKIADFSQSYYFTTKYGRIESPHIWLLYLSTHRSVSNWGKICSRIDANGFRQLKIQIFAEVVEKIGVQLVYKQDMEDPNQTMAQCISNNSTLYEDFGVVHHDIDNSPIESSRNKQSRDVDDGAGPSGEGYSNEEPQPKWIQGEIFDYFAMEGGDQISKKLESIHGGKEDIYQDIEDPNQTLTQLSINSRKLYEELGDLSHDSYNSAAEGSRIKRRLDEEDGAGPSGEGYSNNEPHPKTRRMYG, via the exons ATGGCTTTATTGGACATGAAGACGGACTCGTCATCTTTCCCAAGTTCTTCTTCAGCTGCTGTCCGATGGAATTATGACGTCTTTCTCAGTTTCAGAGGCAAGGACACCCGCTACAATTTTGTGGGTCATCTTTATGAAGCTTTGATACAAAAAGGCATTCACATTTTTAAAGACGATATAAACCTTGACAGAGGAAGACCCATCTTACCAGAGCTGTTGAAAGCAATAGGGGAGTCGAGATTTGCTATTGTCATTATCTCAGAAGACTACGCATCTTCAGATTCGTGTTTAGTTGAACTTGCACACATCATTCACTGCAAGAAAGAGATGGGAATGACAATTCTGCCTGTTTTTCACCATGTGGATCCATCCAATATACGGAAACAACTGGGAACTTTTGAGcaggcatttattgaacatgaAAAAAAGGAGAACAAAGAGACGGTGGAGAAATGGAGAGATGCTTTGAGAGAAGTGGGCAGCCTGAGCGGATGGCATTTAAAGGAATATTG CTCTGAGATAGAAAACATCAAAGACATCGTGGGATGTATATCGCTTCACTTGAAATATGATGCATTACCATACATTGCCAAGGACCTAGTAGGAATAAACTCTCGAATGGAGGAATTTGAGTCGCATTTAGCTTTAGGGTCAAACGATGTTCGCTTTATAGGGATTTGGGGGATGGGGGGAATGGGCAAGACAACTCTTGCTAGAGTTGTTTATTATATGGTTTCTATTAAATTTGAAGCTTGTAGTTTTATTGAGGATGTTAGGGAAAGATCTGAAAGAGATGGTTTAGTTACACTACAACAGGATCTTATTTCTGATATTTTGAAGGGAACAGATTTGAAAATTAGAGATAAGTATGATGGAGTTATCAATATCAGGAATAGGTTACGTTGTAAAAGGATTCTTCTTGTCCTTGATGATGTAGATAAATTGGACCAGTTGAAATTCTTAGTTGGGGAGCATGATTGGTTTGGTCCGGGCAGTAGAATTATCATAACAACAAGAGATGAGCATGTGTTGAAAACACATGAAGTAAATGAAATATATGAAGTTGATGGATTGAATGATGAACATGCTCTTCGACTATTTTCATCAAAAGCCTTTAAAGGCAAACATGTCCCAAATGATTATTTAGAGCTGTCTAAACATTTTTTGAATTATGCTAGGGGCCTTCCATTAGCTCTTGAGGTTTTAGGTTCATTTTTGAATGGAAAAAGTATTGCTGAATGGAAAAGTGCATTAGAGAGGCTCAAAGATTTTCCTGAGAGAATCATTCTCCAAGCACTTAAAATAAGTTTCGATGGACTCCGTGATGCAGAGAAGGAAATATTCCTGCATATTGCATGCTTCCTTAACCACAAGGAGAAAGATCATGTATTAGAAGTACTGGATAGTCTTGGCCTTCATCCTGTCATTGGATTGAAGGAACTCATTGATAAATCCCTCTTGAAAATTACGTATATGCATATAGTGTGGATGCATGATTTACTAGAAGAAATGGGGAAGGACATAGTTCGTAACGAGTGCCTTAATGATCCTGGAAAGCGTAGTAGATTGTGGTGTTATAAGGACATTGAAAGCgtgttgaaaaaaaataag GGAATGAAAGCAGTTCAAGCCAtgcatattttgtgtaattatgATAAAGATGAACATGAAGTAAAAGAGACATGTTGGAGCCCTGAGGCCATTTCGCAAATGTACAATCTTAAATTTCTTAGAATTTATGGTATTTTCCAGGATCCTCAACATCTTCCAAATTCTTTAAGAGTTCTCTGTTGGAGTTATTATCCTTCAAATTCTCTACCGTCAACTTTCCAGCCAGATGAGCTTGTTATGCTTTGTTTGCCACATAGCAGAAATGAACAACTTTGCATAGGAATAAAG aattttgacaagttgaagatCATCGACTTGTCTTCGTCGGGCTTCATTATATCCCCAGACTTCACTGGAGTCCCAAATCTTGAGAAATTAAATCTTTCATCTTGTCAAAAATTACGTGAGCTTCACCCATCCGTTGGAATTCTTAAAAAGCTTGTTCATTTTGATCTAAAGTTTTGCGAAAATCTTGTGTGTCTTCCTAACACCATTTGTAGTTTGAATTCACTTGAACGGCTTGATCTTTGTGG ATGCtcaaattttgacaacttgCCGGAGAACCTAGGGAATCTCAAAGGTCTCAAGATGCTTTATTTGAGTGGAACAGCTATAAAAGAGCTGCCTTCATCAATTGATGGTTTGACAACCCTTACTTCGTTGACTCTTAACGATTGTAAGAATCTTGTGTGTCTTCCTAGCACcatttgtagtttgaaattGCTAGAACGTCTTGATCTTTCTAGATGCtcaaattttgacaacttgCCGGAGAAC CTAGGGAATCTCAAAGGTCTCGAGGAGCTTTATTTGAGTGGAACAGCTATAAAAGAGCTGCCTTCATCAATTGATGGTTTGACAACCCTTACTTCGTTGACTCTTAACGATTGTAAGAATCTTGTGTGTCTTCCTAGCAGTTTGAATTCACTTGAAAGGCTTGATTTTTGTGGGCGCtcaaattttgacaacttgCCGGAGAACCTAGGAAATCTCAAAG GTCTCAAGAACCTTCACTTGAGTGGAACAGCTATAAAAGAGTTGCCTTCATCAATTGATGGTTTGACAACCCTTACTTCATTGACTCTTAACGATTGTAAGAATCTTGTGTGCCTTCCTAGCACcatttgtagtttgaaattGCTAGAATGTCTTGATCTTTATGG ATGCtcaaattttgacaacttgCCGGAGAACCTAGGGAATCTCAAAGGTCTCGAGGAGCTTTATTTGAGTGGAACAGCTATAAAAGAGCTGCCTTCATCAATTGATGGTTTGACAACCCTTACTTCGTTGACTCTTAACGATTGTAAGAATCTTGTGTGTCTTCCTAGCAGTTTGAATTCACTTGAAAGGCTTGATTTTTGTGGGCGCtcaaattttgacaacttgCCGGAGAACCTAGGAAATCTCAAAGGTCTCAAGAAC CTTCACTTGAGTGGAACAGCTATAAAAGAGTTGCCTTCATCAATTGATGGTTTGACAACCCTTACTTCATTGACTCTTTGGAGTTGCAGAAATCTTGTGTGTCTTCCTAACACCATTTGTTGTTTGATATCGCTTGAATGTCTTGAGATTTCTGGGTGCTCAAGTTTTGAATACTTGCCAGAGAATCTAGGGAATGTCAAAGGCCTAAAGAAGCTTGGTTTGAGTGGATCAGCTATAAAGGAGTTGCCTTCATCAATTGAACGTTTGATGCACCTTACTTCATTGAATTTGCTTGATTGCTTTAATCTTGGGTGTCTTCCTAACACAACTTGTGGTTTTAAGTTCCATGGCACTCTTGATCTTTCTACATGCTCAAGATTCAAAAACTTGCCAGAGATGCCATGGATAATCGAAGGTCTATTGATGCTTGATTTGAGTAATACAGTTATAGAAGAGATGCCTTCATCAATTGGCCGTTTGACTGACCTTACTGCATTGACTCTAAGATTTTGCATGAATCTTGTGCGCCTTCCTAGCACCATTTGTAGTTGGAAATCGCTTGAATCTCTTGATCTTTTAGGatgtttaaaattcaaaaacttgcCAAAGAACATAGGAAATATGAAAGATTTGGAGGTGCTCAATTTGTGTTGGACATCCATAATAGAGTTTCCTTCTTCCATTGTTCTCCTTAAAAATCTCAAACATCTATATATTCGTGGATGGAAATTATCTGAATTTTATTCCCAGTCAGCAAGTCTTGAGTTGATGGACCCATTATGGAATTTACCATTTTCCCAGCCAACGAGTCCTCAGGAGTGCATAGGATTGCCgtcatttttatattcttcCCTGCCAACAAGTCCTGTTTTAGTGGGCTTATTATTGCCTTCCTTATCGGGTCTGCATTCTTTAACATATTTGTGTATTAATGATTGCGATCTTTTGTCAATCCCCGATGACATTGGCTGCCTGTCATCTTTAGAATGCTTAAACCTAAGtggaaataattttgtttcCCTTCCTGAAAGCATGTCCCAACTCTTTAATCTTCGAAGACTCTATTTGGAGGGTTGCAAGAGGCTTCAATCATTGGGAAATGTTCTGTCAACTATTGATTCTGTAATTGCAAACGATTGTAGCTCACTGGAGAGATTGCCAGAACTACAATTTTATCCTTTTATGTCAAATCACTCCCTTTTCCAATGTTTCAACTGCTTCAAATTGGTTGACTATATTCAAAATGGCAGTAACATGcttcag GGACTACCAAATATTGTTATTCCTGGAGGTGAAATTCCAAAATGGTTTAGCAATGAGTTTCAGGGTGATAACATACAATTGTCTTTTCCTGGGTGTGATGAGCTAATGGGAATTGTGTTGTGTGTTGTTTTTGTACCCAATGGGTCACATCAATATCATAGAAATTGGaattttacatgtatttttCAGCTCAATGGACTTAAGATTGCAGATTTCTCACAATCTTATTATTTTACGACAAAATATGGTAGAATTGAATCTCCTCATATTTGGCTGCTATATTTGTCCACTCACCGTTCCGTCTCCAATTGGGGCAAAATATGTAGTCGCATTGATGCCAATGGATTCCGTCAACTCAAGATTCAAATATTTGCAGAGGTGGTGGAGAAAATTGGGGTTCAGTTGGTATACAAGCAAGACATGGAAGATCCCAATCAAACCATGGCACAGTGCATCAGCAACAACAGCACACTGTATGAGGATTTTGGCGTAGTACATCATGATATTGACAATTCACCCATAGAAAGTAGCAGAAATAAGCAAAGCCGTGATGTGGATGATGGGGCTGGACCTAGTGGAGAAGGCTACTCTAATGAGGAACCACAGCCAAAGTGGATTCAAGGGGAAATTTTCGACTACTTTGCCA TGGAAGGAGGGGATCAAATATCCAAGAAGCTTGAATCCATTCACGGAGGGAAGGAGGATATTTACCAAGACATTGAAGATCCCAATCAAACTTTGACACAGTTAAGCATTAACAGCAGGAAGCTCTATGAGGAACTGGGTGATCTCAGCCATGATTCTTACAATTCAGCTGCAGAAGGTAGCAGAATTAAGCGAAGACTTGATGAGGAAGATGGGGCTGGACCTAGCGGAGAAGGCTACTCTAACAATGAACCACATCCAAAGACTCGGAGGATGTATGGCTGA